The Streptomyces sp. Alt3 genome has a segment encoding these proteins:
- a CDS encoding ATP-binding protein — translation MRPSLRPTALALLISAAVTGALCLWAVAAAPASVRTPLTWAAGGAAVLLCVAVAVTVHTLATARNLRALRAADSERFTAETSRLVSTSAAEAQRFTAETARIRAAASAEAARVTAEADDRVARVTVEAAEQHERLTAEAARLTGRARRAENERSAAVAACANAAGRMQALSTSMLADLREMEHRHTAEDVLGDLLHLDHRTAQGGRLADSIAVLTGARSGRRWAKPIVMESILRGAMGRIGGYQRIRLHSTSDVAIAGHAAEGVMHALAELLDNAANFSPPTAEVHVYVEEVPAGIVVTVEDSGLVMSDVQLRRAERAVSADNQDLTGISGTRLGLAVVGRLARKHGLTVSFRPSARGGTGALMMLPQELISRTPAPLPGAARHPEPEPDHATPGTDGRTPAAAPADPRPAAPADFRPAPVAEALPGSPESASESTGTVPQIGDSGLPKRRRGRTLAAAEARTGKAAPGEAESPRSRATDPKVQAARFSTFSQAVRANSPHPEGNTR, via the coding sequence TTGCGCCCTTCACTCCGGCCGACCGCACTCGCCCTGCTGATCTCGGCAGCCGTTACCGGTGCTCTGTGCCTGTGGGCGGTCGCCGCCGCTCCCGCCTCGGTACGGACACCGCTCACCTGGGCAGCGGGTGGCGCCGCGGTGCTGCTGTGCGTCGCGGTGGCCGTCACCGTCCACACGCTCGCCACCGCCCGTAATCTGCGTGCCCTGCGGGCCGCCGACTCCGAGCGCTTCACCGCCGAGACCTCGCGCCTCGTCTCGACCTCGGCCGCCGAGGCACAGCGCTTCACCGCGGAGACCGCCCGCATCAGGGCGGCGGCGTCCGCCGAGGCGGCCAGAGTCACCGCCGAGGCCGACGACCGGGTCGCCCGGGTCACCGTCGAGGCCGCCGAGCAGCACGAGCGGCTCACCGCGGAGGCCGCCCGGCTCACCGGCCGTGCCCGGCGCGCCGAGAACGAGCGCTCCGCGGCGGTCGCCGCCTGCGCCAACGCCGCCGGCCGGATGCAGGCCCTGTCCACGAGCATGCTGGCCGACCTACGCGAGATGGAACACCGGCACACGGCGGAGGACGTCCTCGGCGACCTCCTGCACCTGGACCACCGCACGGCCCAGGGCGGCCGTCTCGCCGACTCCATCGCCGTGCTCACCGGTGCGCGCTCCGGCCGCCGCTGGGCCAAGCCGATCGTGATGGAGTCGATCCTGCGCGGCGCGATGGGCCGTATCGGCGGCTACCAGCGCATCCGCCTGCACTCGACCAGTGACGTGGCGATCGCGGGCCACGCCGCCGAGGGCGTCATGCACGCCCTGGCCGAACTCCTCGACAACGCTGCCAACTTCTCGCCGCCCACCGCCGAGGTGCACGTGTACGTCGAGGAGGTCCCGGCGGGCATCGTGGTCACCGTCGAGGACAGCGGCCTGGTGATGAGCGACGTGCAGCTGCGCCGCGCCGAGCGGGCCGTGTCCGCCGACAACCAGGACCTGACCGGTATCTCCGGCACCCGGCTCGGCCTCGCCGTCGTCGGCCGGCTGGCCAGGAAGCACGGCCTCACCGTCTCCTTCCGTCCGTCGGCCCGCGGCGGCACGGGTGCGCTGATGATGCTGCCGCAGGAGCTCATCTCCCGTACGCCCGCTCCGCTCCCGGGTGCCGCGCGGCACCCCGAGCCCGAGCCGGACCACGCGACGCCGGGCACGGACGGCCGGACCCCTGCCGCCGCGCCGGCGGACCCGCGTCCCGCGGCCCCGGCGGACTTCCGTCCCGCGCCCGTCGCGGAAGCCCTGCCCGGGAGCCCGGAGTCGGCGTCCGAGTCCACCGGTACCGTCCCCCAGATCGGCGACAGCGGTCTGCCCAAGCGTCGTCGCGGCCGCACCCTGGCCGCCGCCGAAGCACGCACCGGCAAAGCCGCCCCCGGCGAAGCCGAATCCCCCCGGTCCCGTGCCACCGACCCGAAGGTCCAGGCTGCCCGCTTCAGCACCTTCAGCCAGGCGGTACGAGCCAATTCCCCGCACCCGGAAGGCAACACCCGATGA
- a CDS encoding roadblock/LC7 domain-containing protein: MTATTDEKLNWLLEGLLDRTPGARHALVLSRDGLKLCRTPELSVDQADQLAAISAGIQSLSHGASIEFGDGTGGVRSAMTEFYGGVLFIVEAGAGAHLAVVAAEDSDVGLVGHNMSELVEQLGEYLVAPPRDTAAPATETADV; encoded by the coding sequence ATGACCGCGACCACCGACGAGAAGCTCAACTGGCTGCTGGAGGGGCTGCTCGACCGCACGCCCGGCGCCCGGCATGCCCTTGTCCTGTCCCGGGACGGCCTGAAGCTGTGCCGCACCCCCGAACTCTCCGTCGACCAGGCCGACCAGCTGGCCGCGATCTCCGCGGGCATCCAGAGCCTGTCGCACGGCGCGTCCATCGAGTTCGGTGACGGCACCGGCGGCGTGCGGTCCGCGATGACCGAGTTCTACGGCGGTGTGCTGTTCATCGTCGAGGCGGGGGCGGGCGCCCACCTCGCGGTCGTGGCGGCGGAGGACTCCGACGTCGGCCTCGTGGGCCACAACATGAGCGAACTCGTCGAGCAGCTGGGCGAGTACCTCGTCGCCCCGCCGCGTGACACGGCGGCCCCGGCCACGGAAACCGCGGACGTATGA
- a CDS encoding DUF742 domain-containing protein — protein sequence MTSVPRPRPGRDDDPDRLYTLTGGRSRSDSAAFDLVTLVVAECEPNPGMQSEHVAILRMCDGPTAVVEISATLKLPVSIVRIMLCDLLDTGRISARHPRTARVADRLPDTDTLEQVLVGLRNL from the coding sequence ATGACGTCCGTACCGCGCCCCCGGCCCGGACGCGACGACGACCCGGACAGGCTGTACACCCTCACGGGGGGACGCAGCCGGTCCGACTCGGCCGCGTTCGACCTGGTGACGCTCGTCGTGGCCGAGTGCGAACCGAACCCCGGGATGCAGTCGGAGCATGTCGCGATCCTGCGGATGTGCGACGGCCCCACCGCGGTCGTCGAGATCTCGGCCACCCTGAAACTGCCCGTCAGCATCGTCCGCATCATGCTCTGCGACCTGCTCGACACCGGCCGGATCAGCGCCCGCCACCCCCGTACTGCACGTGTCGCGGACCGCCTCCCCGACACCGACACCCTGGAACAGGTGCTCGTTGGACTCCGCAACCTCTGA
- a CDS encoding GTP-binding protein, translated as MDSATSDRAALQATADNGLKIVVVGGFGVGKTTMVRSVSEIRPLNTEETMTRAGEAVDDLDGVHSKTSTTVAFDFGRITLDARSVLYLFGAPGQERFWFLWDRLFSGTLGAVVLVDTRRLADSWYAIDRLEHHGTPFIVACNDFGGSFHTEQQIREALDLSPDVPLVECDARDRSSSKYVLITLVEHLHALSVARSKGADAALAGSPAPAATKTPEPTP; from the coding sequence TTGGACTCCGCAACCTCTGACCGTGCCGCCCTGCAGGCGACGGCCGACAACGGACTGAAGATCGTCGTCGTCGGCGGCTTCGGGGTCGGCAAGACCACCATGGTCCGATCCGTGAGCGAGATCCGTCCGCTCAACACGGAAGAGACCATGACCCGCGCGGGCGAGGCCGTCGACGACCTCGACGGCGTGCACTCCAAGACGTCCACCACGGTCGCCTTCGACTTCGGGCGCATCACGCTCGACGCGCGTTCGGTCCTCTACCTCTTCGGCGCCCCCGGACAGGAACGCTTCTGGTTCCTGTGGGACCGCCTGTTCTCCGGCACCCTGGGCGCCGTCGTCCTCGTCGACACCCGCCGGCTCGCCGACTCCTGGTACGCGATCGACCGGCTGGAGCACCACGGCACGCCGTTCATCGTCGCGTGCAACGACTTCGGCGGTTCGTTCCACACGGAGCAGCAGATCCGCGAGGCCCTCGACCTCTCCCCCGACGTCCCGCTCGTGGAGTGCGACGCCCGGGACCGTTCGTCCAGCAAGTACGTCCTGATCACGCTGGTCGAGCACCTCCACGCACTCTCCGTCGCCCGGAGCAAGGGCGCGGACGCGGCCCTGGCAGGGAGCCCTGCCCCGGCGGCCACGAAGACCCCGGAGCCGACGCCGTGA
- a CDS encoding cytochrome P450, translating to MTQCPVSHGSVPLSGPRFQTDPVQVYREMRRDHGAVAPVVLDGDIPAWLIVGYRELHQVTNDPVLFSRDSDLWNQWDNIPEGWPLRPMIGRKQPSILYTVGERHTVRAAMISNALEAVDPFTLKRYAEEFADSLIDRFCATGRTDIIAEYAMLLPARVLAKLYGFSDEIGGPLVGALNDMIDGRERALAGQQYLGGAMYQLLADKHAEPDDDVATRMLEDPGGFTDEEIAQDLMVMMAAGHQPTADWIGNSLRLMLVDDRFAASLSGGRHSVAEAMNEVLWEDTPTQNVAGRWASRDTHLGGRHIRAGDMLLLGIAAANADPQVRTDGSTLTGGNNAFLSFGHGEHRCPFPAQETAEVIARTGIEVLLDRLPDIDLDIPESRLTRRPSPWLRGLTDLPVHFTPTPALGGQK from the coding sequence GTGACCCAGTGCCCCGTGTCCCACGGTTCCGTCCCCCTGTCCGGGCCGCGGTTCCAGACCGACCCCGTGCAGGTGTACCGGGAGATGCGCCGCGACCACGGCGCGGTCGCGCCGGTCGTGCTCGACGGCGACATCCCCGCCTGGCTGATCGTCGGCTACCGCGAACTGCACCAGGTCACCAACGACCCGGTGCTCTTCAGCCGGGACTCGGACCTGTGGAACCAGTGGGACAACATCCCCGAGGGCTGGCCGCTGCGGCCGATGATCGGCCGCAAGCAGCCGTCCATCCTCTACACCGTCGGTGAGCGGCACACCGTCCGCGCGGCCATGATCAGCAACGCGCTGGAGGCGGTCGACCCGTTCACGCTGAAGCGGTACGCGGAGGAGTTCGCCGACAGCCTCATCGACCGGTTCTGCGCGACCGGACGGACCGACATCATCGCCGAGTACGCGATGCTGCTCCCCGCCCGTGTCCTGGCCAAGCTCTACGGGTTCAGCGACGAGATCGGCGGTCCCCTCGTGGGGGCGCTCAACGACATGATCGACGGCCGTGAGCGGGCCCTGGCCGGCCAGCAGTACCTCGGCGGGGCCATGTACCAGCTCCTGGCCGACAAGCACGCCGAGCCCGACGACGACGTCGCGACCAGGATGCTGGAGGACCCGGGCGGCTTCACCGACGAGGAGATCGCCCAGGACCTCATGGTCATGATGGCGGCCGGCCACCAGCCCACCGCCGACTGGATCGGCAACTCGCTGCGGCTGATGCTGGTCGACGACCGCTTCGCCGCCTCGCTCTCCGGCGGCAGGCACAGCGTCGCCGAGGCGATGAACGAGGTCCTCTGGGAGGACACCCCGACGCAGAACGTGGCCGGCCGCTGGGCGTCCCGCGACACCCACCTCGGCGGACGCCACATCCGCGCGGGCGACATGCTGCTCCTCGGCATCGCCGCCGCCAACGCCGACCCCCAGGTGCGCACCGACGGCTCCACGCTGACCGGCGGCAACAACGCATTCCTCTCCTTCGGCCACGGCGAGCACCGCTGCCCGTTCCCGGCCCAGGAGACCGCCGAGGTCATCGCCCGTACGGGGATCGAGGTGCTCCTGGACCGGCTCCCGGACATCGACCTCGACATCCCCGAGAGCAGGCTGACCCGGCGCCCGTCCCCGTGGCTGCGCGGACTGACGGACCTGCCGGTGCACTTCACGCCCACCCCCGCACTTGGAGGCCAGAAATGA
- a CDS encoding cytochrome P450 family protein, with protein MTRIVLDPLVADLDAESAALRAAGPLAEVELPGGVHCYAVTHHAEARQLLTDSRVVKDINVWNAWQRGEIPMDWPLIGLVNPGRSMLTVDGADHRRLRALVAQALTVKRVERLRSGIEALTSASLDRLAALPGGEAVDLKAEFAYPLPMNVISELMGVDASDHPRLKELFEKFFSTQTPPEEVPQMMADLGTLFTKIVDDKRANPGDDLTSALIAASEDGDHLTNEEIVNTLQLIIAAGHETTISLVVNVVEALQTHPEQRKRVLSGEVPWENVIEETLRWNTPTSHVLIRFATEDIEVGDKVLPKGEGLIVSFGALGRDEKQYGPTAGEFDVTRTPNRHIAFGHGPHVCPGAALSRLEAGVALPALYERFPDLDLAVPASDLRNKPIVTQNDLHELPVDLG; from the coding sequence ATGACCCGGATCGTCCTCGATCCCCTCGTCGCCGACCTCGACGCCGAGAGCGCCGCGCTGCGCGCCGCCGGACCGCTGGCAGAGGTGGAGCTCCCCGGCGGGGTGCACTGCTACGCGGTGACGCATCACGCCGAGGCCCGTCAGCTGCTCACCGACAGCCGTGTGGTCAAGGACATCAACGTCTGGAACGCCTGGCAGCGCGGCGAGATCCCGATGGACTGGCCGCTGATCGGTCTCGTGAACCCGGGCCGTTCCATGCTGACCGTGGACGGCGCCGACCACCGCCGGCTGCGCGCCCTCGTCGCCCAGGCGCTGACGGTGAAGCGGGTGGAGCGGCTGCGCTCCGGCATCGAGGCGCTGACGAGCGCCTCCCTGGACCGGCTCGCGGCGCTGCCCGGGGGTGAGGCGGTGGACCTGAAGGCGGAGTTCGCCTATCCGCTGCCGATGAACGTCATCAGCGAGCTGATGGGCGTGGACGCGTCCGACCATCCCCGGCTCAAGGAGCTGTTCGAGAAGTTCTTCTCGACGCAGACCCCGCCGGAGGAGGTCCCGCAGATGATGGCGGACCTCGGCACCCTCTTCACGAAGATCGTCGACGACAAGCGGGCGAACCCGGGCGACGACCTGACCAGCGCCCTGATCGCGGCGTCCGAGGACGGCGACCACCTCACCAACGAGGAGATCGTCAACACGCTGCAGCTGATCATCGCCGCCGGTCACGAGACCACGATCAGCCTGGTCGTCAACGTCGTCGAGGCGCTCCAGACGCACCCCGAGCAGCGCAAGCGCGTGCTGAGCGGTGAGGTGCCGTGGGAGAACGTGATCGAGGAGACGCTGCGCTGGAACACCCCGACCTCGCACGTCCTGATCCGCTTCGCGACGGAGGACATCGAGGTCGGCGACAAGGTCCTGCCGAAGGGCGAGGGCCTGATCGTCTCCTTCGGGGCGCTGGGCCGCGACGAAAAGCAGTACGGCCCGACCGCAGGTGAGTTCGACGTCACCCGCACCCCGAACCGACACATCGCTTTCGGCCATGGTCCGCACGTCTGCCCGGGCGCAGCTCTGTCCCGGCTGGAGGCGGGGGTCGCCCTGCCCGCGCTGTACGAGCGCTTCCCGGACCTGGACCTCGCGGTACCGGCCTCCGACCTGCGGAACAAGCCGATCGTGACCCAGAACGACCTGCACGAGCTGCCTGTCGATCTGGGCTGA
- a CDS encoding GAF domain-containing SpoIIE family protein phosphatase, which translates to MGDLGRLEALRLAGLSAAADPGMDRFARLVSRVLRVPVSLVSLLETDRQVFPGMVGLAEPWAARRETPLSHSFCQHVVLDGRPLILGDTRAHSRTCASLAIPDLQVIAYAGMPLTDADGHVLGSLCAIDHEPREWTAGELQDLEDLTAACSVELRMRIATELLRKDRDHAGLLLRASVELAHARDLTDLTRRLRSLFRGPAEPSFVGLLLADRQGLWRVIDPDDVRSVEAEVDHLDPDAGYPSAQAMRESRTVFVPDHDALVAGYSPEAVAGYDSLGLRSVLCVPLLNGRGVLTWCWSRPHVLALTEEAVLTAVAGYVSQAVERTRFVANRLSTAEQLQASMLTDLPAVPGLDMAALYLPATDQDMVGGDWYDAYRLPPLPGATQPALMLSVGDIIGHDIQAAAVMGQVRSMLRQASLQHPTHSPAAALDAVDRALDVLPLGPGATAVHARLDPDGGRWCLTWSNAGHPPPLLRKPDGRVSALGEHDLMLLGASNDAARHDHTHDLPRDSVLLLYTDGLVERRDVDIDVSIRDTASTLAEHGDKPLPLLLDALSHGLRDVPQRDDVAVLVVRVVQGER; encoded by the coding sequence GTGGGCGATCTCGGGAGGTTGGAGGCCCTGCGGCTCGCAGGGCTGTCAGCGGCGGCCGACCCCGGCATGGACCGGTTCGCCAGGCTGGTGTCCCGGGTCCTGCGCGTCCCGGTCTCCCTGGTGTCGCTGCTGGAGACCGACCGGCAGGTCTTCCCCGGCATGGTCGGGCTGGCCGAGCCCTGGGCGGCGCGGCGCGAGACCCCGCTGAGCCACTCCTTCTGCCAGCACGTCGTCCTCGACGGCCGGCCGCTGATCCTCGGCGACACGAGGGCGCATTCCCGCACCTGCGCCAGCCTCGCCATCCCCGACCTCCAGGTGATCGCGTACGCCGGGATGCCGCTGACCGACGCCGACGGGCACGTCCTCGGCTCACTCTGCGCCATCGACCACGAGCCGCGGGAGTGGACCGCCGGCGAACTGCAGGACCTGGAGGATCTCACCGCCGCCTGCTCGGTGGAGCTGCGGATGCGGATCGCCACCGAACTGCTCCGCAAGGACCGCGACCACGCCGGACTGCTGCTGCGCGCCTCCGTCGAGCTCGCTCACGCGCGCGATCTGACGGACCTCACGCGCCGCCTCCGCAGCCTGTTCCGCGGGCCCGCCGAGCCGTCCTTCGTGGGCCTGCTCCTCGCGGACCGCCAGGGACTCTGGCGTGTGATCGACCCGGACGACGTGCGGTCCGTGGAGGCCGAGGTCGACCACCTGGACCCGGACGCCGGTTACCCCAGCGCCCAGGCCATGCGCGAATCGCGCACCGTCTTCGTACCGGACCACGATGCTCTGGTGGCCGGCTACAGCCCCGAGGCCGTCGCCGGATACGACTCACTGGGGCTCCGGTCCGTGCTGTGCGTCCCGCTGCTGAACGGCCGCGGGGTGCTGACGTGGTGCTGGTCCCGCCCCCACGTCCTGGCGCTGACCGAGGAGGCGGTCCTCACCGCGGTGGCCGGATACGTGAGCCAGGCGGTGGAGCGCACCAGGTTCGTGGCGAACCGGCTCAGCACCGCCGAACAGCTCCAGGCCTCCATGCTGACCGATCTGCCGGCCGTGCCGGGCCTGGACATGGCCGCCCTGTACCTCCCGGCCACCGACCAGGACATGGTGGGCGGCGACTGGTACGACGCCTACCGGCTGCCACCGCTGCCCGGTGCGACGCAGCCCGCCCTGATGCTGTCCGTCGGTGACATCATCGGGCACGACATCCAGGCCGCCGCCGTGATGGGCCAGGTCCGCAGCATGCTCCGCCAAGCCAGCCTCCAGCACCCGACGCACTCACCCGCCGCCGCGCTGGACGCGGTCGACCGCGCCCTGGACGTGCTGCCCCTGGGCCCAGGGGCCACCGCGGTGCACGCCCGCCTCGACCCCGACGGCGGCCGGTGGTGCCTGACCTGGTCCAACGCCGGCCATCCACCGCCCCTGCTGCGCAAACCCGACGGCCGGGTCTCGGCCCTGGGCGAGCACGACCTCATGCTCCTCGGTGCGTCGAACGACGCCGCCCGGCACGACCACACCCATGACCTGCCCCGGGACAGCGTGCTCCTGCTGTACACCGACGGCCTCGTAGAGCGCCGCGACGTCGACATCGACGTGAGCATCCGGGACACGGCGTCCACCCTCGCCGAACACGGGGACAAGCCCCTGCCGCTGCTCCTCGACGCGCTCTCCCACGGACTGAGGGACGTCCCGCAACGCGACGACGTGGCGGTGCTCGTCGTCCGCGTCGTCCAGGGCGAGCGGTGA
- a CDS encoding GNAT family N-acetyltransferase: MQVNGAPGPFSTSRLDALPLDVAHAQEMAAVLFDPALHAYTGGTPEDAAAVRARYERQSVGSPDPAELWWNWVLRVRADGCLAGYVQATVRGARAELAWVIGTPWQGRGYAKEAAAGLVRHLLERSPVTTVVAHIHPEHAASSAVASAAGLRPTGEWEDGEVRWRRDLPREAAPERAEEARRRP, from the coding sequence ATGCAGGTCAACGGTGCTCCCGGGCCCTTCTCCACCTCGCGCCTCGACGCGCTGCCGCTCGATGTCGCGCACGCGCAGGAAATGGCCGCGGTCCTCTTCGACCCCGCCCTGCACGCCTACACGGGAGGCACCCCCGAGGACGCGGCGGCCGTGCGCGCCCGTTACGAGCGGCAGAGCGTGGGCTCGCCCGACCCCGCCGAACTCTGGTGGAACTGGGTGCTCCGGGTGCGTGCCGACGGATGCCTGGCCGGATACGTCCAGGCCACAGTGCGCGGGGCGCGGGCGGAGCTGGCCTGGGTGATCGGGACACCGTGGCAGGGCAGGGGCTATGCCAAGGAGGCGGCCGCCGGTCTGGTCCGGCACTTGCTGGAGCGGAGCCCCGTCACCACCGTCGTCGCCCACATCCACCCGGAGCACGCGGCCTCCTCCGCCGTGGCCTCCGCCGCGGGACTGCGGCCGACGGGCGAGTGGGAGGACGGCGAGGTGCGATGGCGGCGGGACCTGCCCCGGGAGGCCGCGCCGGAACGGGCGGAGGAAGCCCGGCGCCGCCCCTGA
- a CDS encoding PPOX class F420-dependent oxidoreductase, with translation METIRELEPFVKQYTVLLSSRRPDGSSAHTPVSIAVEGDHAYIRTFSSAWKVDRMRNHPVVEIAPCTVRGSPTGPPVKAWARLLPEGSKENTHASRTMSRKYPALQGVAVPLAHRLKRDHTLHYELRPVVDDI, from the coding sequence ATGGAGACGATACGTGAACTGGAGCCCTTCGTGAAGCAGTACACCGTCCTGCTGAGCAGTCGCAGGCCGGACGGATCATCTGCCCACACCCCGGTCAGCATCGCCGTCGAGGGGGACCACGCCTACATCCGTACGTTCTCCTCGGCCTGGAAGGTCGACCGGATGCGCAACCATCCGGTGGTGGAGATCGCCCCCTGCACCGTCCGGGGCTCACCGACGGGACCGCCCGTGAAGGCCTGGGCACGGCTCCTGCCGGAGGGGTCGAAGGAGAACACCCACGCCTCCCGGACGATGTCGAGGAAGTACCCGGCGCTCCAGGGTGTGGCCGTCCCGCTCGCTCACCGGCTGAAGCGCGACCACACGCTCCACTACGAGCTGCGTCCGGTCGTCGACGACATCTGA
- a CDS encoding WD40 repeat domain-containing protein gives MRSLLTVSAAAALLFLTGAVPAVADDGDGADRTFTIEDPRITESSGLAASRIHPGVYWTHNDSDDGPYVYAVDSRTGKTVATITMKGIGEPRDVEAISLGPDGNLYVGDIGDNLDGTWDHVWIYRFPEPKRLADATVRATQFDVTYADGARNAEALMVHPVTGRVYIASKNEDGGGLYEGPQKLTTGGNNVFRRVGEVPWVTDGAFSPDGGNLVLRSYFSARGYAFEDGRLGEDRAVSVPLQGQSESVTYTADGSAMMFGSEGERSEVVRVEVEGGSRTPSTGGGGGGTSSGDGEDDGDSRNGTVTGGAVAVVVIVLALLAAKRRRG, from the coding sequence ATGAGATCGCTGCTGACCGTCTCCGCCGCCGCTGCCCTCCTGTTCCTGACGGGGGCGGTGCCCGCCGTCGCGGACGACGGGGACGGGGCGGACCGGACGTTCACGATCGAGGACCCCCGGATCACCGAGTCCAGCGGCCTCGCCGCCAGCAGGATCCATCCGGGCGTCTACTGGACGCACAACGACAGCGATGACGGGCCGTACGTCTACGCCGTCGACTCCCGGACCGGGAAGACCGTGGCGACGATCACCATGAAGGGCATCGGGGAGCCGCGCGACGTCGAGGCGATCTCGCTCGGGCCCGACGGGAACCTCTACGTCGGTGACATCGGCGACAACCTCGACGGAACCTGGGACCACGTCTGGATCTACCGCTTCCCGGAGCCGAAGCGGCTCGCGGACGCCACGGTGCGGGCGACACAGTTCGACGTGACGTACGCGGACGGTGCACGCAACGCGGAGGCGCTGATGGTCCACCCCGTGACGGGCCGGGTGTACATCGCCTCGAAGAACGAGGACGGCGGCGGTCTCTACGAGGGCCCGCAGAAGCTGACGACCGGGGGGAACAACGTCTTCCGGCGTGTGGGCGAGGTGCCGTGGGTGACGGACGGCGCGTTCTCGCCGGACGGCGGGAACCTGGTGCTGCGGTCCTACTTCAGCGCCCGCGGCTACGCCTTCGAGGACGGCCGGCTGGGCGAGGACCGAGCCGTGAGCGTGCCGCTCCAGGGACAGTCCGAGTCGGTGACGTACACCGCGGACGGCTCGGCGATGATGTTCGGCTCCGAGGGCGAGCGCAGCGAAGTGGTACGCGTGGAGGTGGAGGGCGGAAGCAGGACGCCCTCCACCGGCGGCGGGGGCGGCGGGACGTCGTCCGGGGACGGCGAGGACGACGGCGACTCGAGGAACGGCACGGTGACGGGCGGTGCCGTGGCCGTCGTCGTCATCGTGCTGGCCCTGCTCGCCGCCAAGCGCCGCCGGGGGTAG
- a CDS encoding GDSL-type esterase/lipase family protein, producing MGQVSTVTSQAGAVIGHDVAMRFLFVGDSMTVGKAGDFTWRYRMWQHLEATLGDGGYAITGPRTELYDTEANAPLSHAYGDVSFPATARRHLAGWGEGWLHMAPVIADTVTAAGADVLLVSLGLIDLGFYTDSAQTAANARAFITAARTANPRIKLVLLPVIPNVRAESDGPFAAECDRFNSLLAQAVADLDAPSSPVLLTEHPAGYDIHTDTYDGTHPGPTGEHKLAGAFADAMHRAWGVGGPYAGVLATA from the coding sequence ATGGGACAAGTGTCCACTGTCACGTCGCAGGCCGGAGCGGTGATCGGCCATGATGTCGCCATGCGTTTTCTCTTCGTCGGCGACAGCATGACCGTGGGCAAGGCCGGCGACTTCACCTGGCGCTACCGGATGTGGCAGCACCTCGAAGCGACCCTCGGCGACGGCGGGTACGCGATCACGGGCCCGCGCACCGAGTTGTACGACACCGAGGCGAACGCCCCGCTCTCCCACGCGTACGGCGACGTGTCCTTCCCCGCGACCGCGCGGCGGCATCTGGCGGGCTGGGGCGAGGGTTGGCTCCACATGGCCCCCGTCATCGCGGACACGGTCACGGCGGCCGGTGCCGACGTCCTGCTGGTCTCGCTCGGCCTGATAGACCTGGGCTTCTACACGGACAGCGCGCAGACGGCCGCGAACGCACGGGCCTTCATCACGGCGGCCCGCACCGCGAACCCCCGGATCAAGCTGGTGCTGCTCCCCGTCATACCGAATGTGCGGGCGGAGTCCGACGGCCCCTTCGCGGCCGAGTGCGACCGCTTCAACTCACTGCTCGCGCAGGCGGTGGCCGACCTGGACGCGCCCTCGTCCCCGGTCCTGCTGACGGAGCACCCCGCCGGCTACGACATCCACACGGACACCTACGACGGAACCCACCCCGGCCCCACCGGGGAACACAAGCTGGCCGGAGCCTTCGCCGACGCCATGCACCGGGCCTGGGGCGTCGGCGGCCCCTACGCCGGGGTGCTGGCGACGGCCTGA